Proteins found in one Aethina tumida isolate Nest 87 chromosome 1, icAetTumi1.1, whole genome shotgun sequence genomic segment:
- the LOC109609467 gene encoding KICSTOR complex protein SZT2-like isoform X1 gives MEFDSQSLCSDEGVELTITDHGELYPGDYHYMEDNEPSVLEAKIVYLLMPKNVPISRAKRLQWLLDHLNVVITVPSLQKISETTNDLEIISAVPRDQTIVKCNRFLVTSETEVKFLAHTYRFVYCLDMSPSQSSVDIQRGQVLFDEILVCFKTTLEAITRQFTIPGNSLVFQPCIYLTVMVNTPFFMSPAQQVLVKGVQITNANVNSIIDDIEKQFYLLEWKIAEVSVVAHEQLDIQRTQHEGIVGRLFDLPDSTFVPKIPMVTADANFVNMLRYSMLAISLLPEISISHILVITDGIVAMPDFNIMETLLYQLHYDSIAVSFLKVGSSFHPHSSAGYIPYVDLLHFLSNSTLGSCFETFPDTQHEPSMSINPYQEVFLLWSFQRINKHSYPKNSMGPKWSSPNESFYSHKPPCLLAKKQTEEKINASILLMLGRRLREGFTVDNIYLANGDLEVKLSLQWKCFIYINYKITSEWPVTKNNVKFEINILGPYEFLHDLTCQVKKDQKSANRQAIIKRFWMRLSQLSTEDINLAQNLSSFQISNKDWHILPESIRNGIPVFTLNMTCGDTTKLILSLRDVSSTKFVHVWQTIASMETNVWRKWLHTHKISLILKHDNPLPKHLHLPNSSLRYQVVQCRQATTALYNMLSEWGSFVLIDNHTYVKFLYSETEKTPTGFCLVRVTSKFPCAVLNLGFLSGTPGHLRQTVCNELKSKLSDLSYLISPSGKAKENECCVLLQKPIEKILIRYERIPSSFTTVVFPDGTQPPNAMHPLQTPISGSLFTTLSRYLYHKRWIWSASHSSNPRLADSAISRILSTLTGMRIKEGFSFAHSSSGIITMVLELWMDQTSSCVVQYVLFPPHYAWCTDDFFSGSEEENDVSSDNETEMQLVTEVWIEPQYGKVLPSNPRITYMDNKYYYEIADVICKIDMQCINSLLTMEHLSLMCQDKTVTCNISRSLNRIMSNTSRKSRKSSRNSYLESPLVPDYNGSQYYPIVSPRIEHIPFKFDPINILPLCQQTELLFSMFIEGKESSLGPGVNRANTLLLNNILEHLAILHDQELDLTKEESKLFTDQILRRHQNRYPHVCPIDEELYQRKSHEPLWRCFLKGISVTHVILTFIPSTLPDLKSLVCNETKHIPNLNDSLENSERTSSRTSNFSDVPINFQNSLCLPVYVFDCPLAMLVKAYMNNTDETTPTNDDIYEDHRFKANTFIYEEYTKLKSDGNENCDKNEDCDTTETRNVRSHCKALVLAHSKCFTISLFVALHSNVYVHSYDVQSAMDQCEDFTSEIDITDYIMTICGHVKNQKDNKIMIDSLNQAIPCTDLSSLHSLIKDKFLKIIGNYFYPIPTNEEFYYYHSLSNVNPDDQAIDSDDEISNNFSEIMDLKSERDYSLYSEDRASDNVENDNISPLFLHLICTLKYNNGQVSNTSVRVLPTCLGELVQHLEPQLEYLDATNTRVTLDILYITLPNEVQNIITNYSTQGMRTTSFCSDTFQPSIDSSISDGSYASEIPMVLPNLPEPQKKTILTLKEEINWLLKDEIATALLDVDPVKADTLRFVTNHVADGSPASRTSCIMDLIRLNFVYVCKQSYEKFVEEFSKIELPSYYKLCKEEEFYYIAKDSESLRDRKESGCYVQNDDKVEQFFNDGPELSNIENLSLSSNGTGFMSNVNQEYDPNKSTDEVASQVSDISNSLNGSALETEGGYDEDDSEDYEDYTWLEKLNKKRQHLPNFWLIMKIEQELVTIYFHCRFLEMQTLHVGLYQDVQRSVSDAIKDLCKRVNQLLLLQNLYDSKICDTLLEPDDNCSEASNSPISRNTSCVRLKSMDETSDESDIMAYSASLSEASLNFKAGFFSCPVVWETRFVLHPRLKTGPGKSGISRGILALKHILDKFSVSNRNNMFVYKDTRNNVFYLRLHENLQYPNKGASRSYEYENGTVSRSPSMASLPLAQNKSNLTQSEQSINSLESRPRLRSYGEKECKEGPSEDTLILKVHGITDAGDDVKLQLVQVLQNRLDDAVLEFLSVMLARNSMWPLTPEDVQFIQRPFKLPEEIIRFTIQEYVASQYLDSFVCYLKQNLLQFLNNPKYTDNKAHFKDYSDNNDTAGEDSIFIYNQGQNPSSGNRGIACIALAIISNVPTIENKDMEASFQEIFAKKLYEPMLVSEKVAGEVPQSYIEFRLWKQGRVNIDNLAQKLMAAISQATWDIVTEYYLLKKPLCVDKEPKNIVVDYKIDLDSSDLDLSKEIEFVCILDSTIENENVGGTSDKHSIDEIYQNKLYKRSSQKSTETEPSEQRRSQTFEVSAFDSGSDGILSDIYAKYLPSWLEFGYNLNVPSVRKLMINLSTKHVPNVTVKEILGMLQDTSREFCAVPLDIINKEEYYTPHFSSSYFQKCVVISRNMEQWAASLETQSCTDYPEVLRPNVVKHTQKFVPEIVNDFLIPRQKILWLVVDCETILIYTYNWTKDNIDKLNKNCNNLGLWLSVRSCFLNSGTSQKLGLFHNPSLTRKQFMMASNPYKVCIGDTDFMMEYPKEHKQRKRPQSGYNLHSIVEAFRDSFRPSKFSCQDPVVMLTYEMHEMKSIEKKQRDEMKKLHNMYQSRTSTTTVSQIFLLMQNSRIIHYCHTPLLFLSRWRLKSAATRDHSLYPSQAMDLADRLCDEDKESWHTELCYSFFTDYRQYLQTLGFMPLQIDNPHKTTNGLWTKDKSSYNSVFFIQKTILGGILVFTVEFNEPFFITKLHVIECNRLQNINSRASINRFTISFLDECDRVKILMHLHSFTYDYHLRCIYNYLTMSPTANKLCDAYNVHQFLDDFMKYYNKTPNFARNLVYTDTLTIKDLVTEGKQLYEYLLSNVAQYNFKVFNMDHIGDMEYILVQVTSTPQVSYKDSQDRQHTDDFDITLVVYNLCTPYSPQDTVLHLKYYLILTSKREIYPKCDVEQKLGKFRTVSSTARSLSALERNCNDLESSITKTTESETDAASSEDDHTTYNFENESDGDNTNVESSLSQQSSIPHVEICQESVNYLGYYSSHEQLMHQLILDKAETTQKHIKDMVAKGMVHCRTYLLWNRLISPHDSNMLSYEEFMELKGLAKLDHLCDLHPNLGPLLNQKLSWYQGLAKLLLVKYNDQHRTFISSDGNIQHYVILHPNYFGAFMLLSIDLHTSRGELYAVYREPHKQEDAELCLAYQKNLLDGFVNCISFYLWSEMLSN, from the exons atcatGGGGAATTGTACCCTGGAGACTACCATTACATGGAGGACAATGAACCTTCGGTTTTGGAAGCCAAAATTGTATATCTACTCATGCCAAAAAATGTTCCGATATCAAGAGCTAAAAGACTTCAGTGGTTGTTGGACCACTTAAATGTAGTTATAACAGTGCCTAGtcttcaaaaaatt AGCGAGACCACAAatgatttagaaataatttcggCTGTACCAAGGGATCAAACAATAGTAAAATGCAATCGTTTCCTCGTAACATCCGAGACGGAAGTGAAATTTTTGGCGCACACTTACCGTTTCGTTTATTGTCTGGACATGAGCCCTTCTCAATCCAGCGTCGACATACAAAGGGGCCAGGTGCTTTTCGACGAGATACTTGTCTGTTTTAAGACAACTTTGGAAGCCATCACGCGGCag TTCACAATCCCGGGAAACTCGTTGGTTTTCCAGCCATGCATCTATCTGACGGTTATGGTGAACACGCCGTTTTTCATGAGCCCGGCCCAACAGGTGCTGGTTAAGGGGGTGCAAATCACGAACGCCAACGTGAACAGCATCATAGACGACATCGAGAAGCAGTTCTATCTTCTCGAATGGAAAATCGCCGAGGTTTCCGTCGTCGCACACGAACAACTCGACATTCAGAGA ACCCAGCACGAGGGCATTGTTGGGAGGCTGTTCGACTTGCCGGATTCCACCTTCGTTCCTAAAATTCCGATGGTCACTGCTGAcgcaaattttgttaatatgctGCGTTATTCGATGTTGGCCATATCCTTGCTACCGGAAATTAGTATAAGTC ATATTCTAGTCATAACTGATGGGATTGTTGCAATGCCGGACTTCAATATAATGGAGACTCTGTTGTATCAACTTCATTACGACAGCATAGCTGTGTCCTTTCTGAAAGTTGGTTCCAGTTTCCATCCACATTCAAGTGCCGGTTATATTCCTTACGTGGATCTCCTACACTTCCTCTCCAACTCCACCTTGGGCAGTTGCTTTGAAACTTTTCCTGATACT CAACACGAACCGTCCATGTCAATAAATCCGTATCAGGAAGTATTTTTGTTGTGGTCGTTTCAAAGGATCAACAAACATTCGTATCCAAAGAACTCGATGGGTCCTAAGTGGTCTTCACC cAACGAATCATTTTATAGTCACAAACCGCCGTGTTTGCTAGCCAAAAAAcagactgaagaaaaaattaacgCTTCCATTTTGTTAATGTTAGGGAGGCGTTTAAGGGAAGGATTTACTGTAGATAACATATATTTGGCCAATGGAGATTTGGAAGTTAAGCTGAGTCTGCAATGGAAGTGCTTCATCTACatcaattacaaaataacttCTGAGTGGcctgtaacaaaaaataacgtAAAATTTGAGATCAACATTTTAG gtccTTATGAGTTTTTGCACGACTTAACTTGCCAAGTGAAGAAGGATCAGAAGTCAGCAAATAGACAAGCTATTATAAAACGATTTTGGATGAGATTATCCCAGTTATCGACTGAAGACATAAACCTAGCCCAAAACTTGTCCTCCTTTCAAATATCGAACAAAGATTGGCATATTTTGCCAGAAAGCATTAGGAATGGTATCCCAGTTTTTACGTTAAACATGACCTGTGGTGACACAACCAAACTAATTTTATCTCTAAG AGATGTATCCTCCACGAAATTCGTACATGTATGGCAAACGATTGCCTCAATGGAGACCAATGTTTGGCGTAAATGGTTGCATACTCACAAAATATCACTGATTTTAAAACACGACAATCCGCTGCCAAAACATCTACACTTGCCAAACTCTTCCCTCAGATACCAA gttGTTCAATGCAGACAAGCCACTACTGCCTTATATAATATGCTATCGGAATGGGGATCGTTCGTCCTCATAGACAATCACACCTACGTTAAGTTTTTATACTCAGAAACCGAAAAGACGCCCACAGGCTTTTGCCTAGTGAGAGTCACGTCCAAGTTCCCCTGCGCCGTTCTAAATCTGGGATTTCTGAGCGGCACGCCGGGACACCTGAGGCAAACCGTCTGCAACGAACTGAAATCCAAACTTTCGGACCTGTCGTATCTCATAAGCCCTTCCGGAAAGGCCAAAGAGAACGAGTGTTGCGTCCTGTTGCAGAAACCCATCGAAAAAATCCTCATCAGATACGAACGAATCCCTAGTAGCTTTACCACCGTCGTGTTCCCGGACGGCACTCAGCCTCCGAACGCCATGCACCCCCTGCAGACGCCCATAAGTGGCTCCCTCTTCACCACGTTGTCCAGGTATTTGTACCACAAGCGGTGGATTTGGAGCGCTTCACATTCGTCCAATCCGCGACTGGCTGATTCGGCCATATCCCGGATACTGAGCACTTTAACTGGTATGAGGATTAAGGAGGGGTTCAGCTTCGCTCACTCGTCCTCGGGTATCATAACCATGGTGCTTGAGCTGTGGATGGATCAGACTTCAAGTTGTGTGGTGCAGTACGTGTTGTTTCCACCACATTACGCCTGGTGCACGGACGATTTCTTCAGCGGATCCGAGGAGGAGAACGATGTGTCCTCGGACAACGAGACGGAAATGCAACTTGTCACTGAAGTGTGGATCGAACCCCAATACGGGAAGGTTCTTCCCAGCAATCCCAGGATAACTTATATGGATAACAAGTACTACTACGAAATAGCTGATGTG ATATGTAAAATAGACATGCAATGCATTAACTCCTTGCTGACTATGGAGCACTTGAGTTTAATGTGTCAAGACAAGACTGTCACCTGTAACATCTCTAGATCACTGAATCGAATAATGTCCAATACTAGTCGAAAAAGTAGGAAAAGCAGTAGAAATAGTTATTTAGAGTCACCACTTGTACCTGATTATAATGG ATCTCAGTATTATCCAATTGTATCTCCAAGAATAGAACacattccatttaaattcgatccaatcaatattttaccTCTGTGCCAACAAACCGAATTGCTGTTTTCAATGTTCATTGAAGGAAAAGAATCGTCATTGGGACCTGGAGTGAACAGGGCCAACACGTTGCTGCTCAACAACATCCTTGAGCACCTCGCCATTTTACACGACCAAGAGCTAGATCTGACCAAAGAGGAATCCAAACTGTTCACGGATCAGATCTTGCGCCGACACCAGAACAGGTACCCCCACGTTTGCCCCATCGATGAGGAACTGTACCAGAGAAAAAGCCACGAGCCTTTATGGCGGTGTTTCCTGAAAGGCATATCTGTGACACATGTGATTCTGACGTTTATTCCGTCTACCTTGCCCGATTTAAAGTCGTTAGTTTGTAACGAGACTAAACACATTCCAAATTTGAATGATAGCTTAGAGAATAGTGAACGGACTTCGTCCAGGACGAGTAATTTCAGTGATGTACCaattaactttcaaaattcGTTATGTTTGCCGGTTTATGTTTTCGATTGTCCCTTAGCCATGCTTGTTAAGGCTTACATGAACAACACGGATGAAACCACACCCACCAACGATGATATTTACGAAGACCATAGGTTTAAGGCCAACACGTTTATATACGAAGAGTACACCAA gTTGAAATCTGATGGAAACGAAAACTGTGATAAAAATGAGGACTGTGATACCACTGAGACTCGTAATGTGAGGTCGCATTGCAAAGCTCTGGTTTTGGCGCATTCTAAGTGCTTCACTATATCTTTGTTTGTTGCTTTGCACAGTAATGTGTACGTGCACAGTTACGACGTGCAATCCGCCATGGATCAATGTGAGGACTTCACATCTGAGATTGATATCACCGATTATATAATG ACGATTTGTGGTCatgtaaagaatcaaaaggaCAACAAAATCATGATTGATTCACTTAACCAGGCCATTCCTTGCACCGATCTCTCATCCTTGCATTCCTTAATCAAggataagtttttaaaaatcatcggcaattatttttatcccaTCCCCACAAACGAAGAGTTTTATTACTATCACAGCCTCTCCAACGTGAACCCAGATGATCAAGCAATTGATAGTGATGATGAGATTTCGAACAACTTCTCCGAAATTATGGATCTGAAGTCCGAAAGAGATTACAGCCTTTATTCGGAAGATCGTGCAAGTGACAACGTGGAAAATGACAACATAAGCCCGTTGTTTTTGCATCTGATTTGCACGTTAAAATACAACAACGGACAAGTTTCCAATACTTCAGTACGAGTTTTGCCTACTTGCTTGGGGGAGCTGGTCCAGCATTTGGAGCCTCAGTTGGAGTACTTGGATGCCACCAACACTAGAGTTACGTTAGATATTCTGTACATAACATTGCCTAATGAAGTGCAGAATATTATCACCAATTACTCCACCCAAGGTATGAGAACTACGTCGTTTTGCTCCGACACCTTTCAACCAAGCATTGACAGCTCAATCTCCGATGGAAGCTATGCGTCAGA AATACCCATGGTACTTCCGAATCTTCCTGAGCCTCAGAAGAAAACTATACTGACACTCAAAGAAGAG ATAAACTGGCTTTTAAAAGACGAAATAGCAACTGCTCTGCTAGATGTGGATCCTGTGAAAGCTGATACATTAAGATTCGTCACGAACCACGTGGCTGATGGAAGTCCTGCCAGCAGGACTTCCTGTATTATGGATTTAATACGACTTAATTTCGTATACGTTTGCAAGCAAAGTTACGAAAAGTTCGTCGAG GAGTTCTCTAAGATAGAGCTGCcttcttattacaaattgtgCAAGGAGGAAGAGTTCTATTACATCGCCAAAGACAGCGAATCACTCAGAGACAGGAAGGAAAGCGGTTGTTACGTGCAGAACGACGACAAAGTCGAACAGTTCTTCAACGATGGCCCTGAATTATCCAACATAGAAAACTTGAGTTTATCCAGTAATGGAACAGGTTTCATGAGCAACGTGAATCAGGAATACGACCCAAATAAGTCCACGGATGAAGTGGCGTCACAAGTCAGCGATATCTCCAACAGTTTGAACGGAAGCGCTCTTGAAACCGAAGGTGGGTACGACGAAGACGACAGTGAGGACTACGAGGATTACACGTGGCTGGAAAAACTGAACAAGAAACGCCAACATCTGCCCAACTTTTGgcttattatgaaaatagaaCAAGAATTGGTGACGATTTATTTCCATTGTCGATTTCTGGAGATGCAGACTTTGCACGTGGGATTATATCAGGATGTGCAAAGATCCGTCAGCGATGCCATAAAGGATCTGTGCAAGAGGGTGAAtcaattgttgttgttgcagAACTTGTACGACTCCAAGATCTGTGACACCTTGCTAGAACCTGATGATAATTGCAGCGAAGCTTCCAACTCACCCATTTCCCGCAACACTTCCTGCGTCCGGCTGAAAAGCATGGATG AAACTAGTGACGAGTCCGACATCATGGCCTATTCAGCATCACTTTCGGAAGCTTCGTTGAACTTTAAGGCTGGATTCTTTAGTTGCCCAGTAGTTTGGGAGACAAGATTCGTCTTGCACCCCAGATTGAAAACCGGACCCGGGAAGTCTGGTATTTCCCGAGGAATTCTAGCCCTAAAGCACATTTTAGATAAGTTCTCCGTCAGTAACAGAAACAACATGTTCGTGTACAAGGACACCAGAAATAACGTGTTTTATTTGAG GCTGCATGAAAACCTCCAGTACCCAAATAAAGGGGCGTCTCGAAGCTACGAGTACGAGAACGGAACTGTCTCCCGTAGCCCGTCCATGGCATCACTTCCATTGGCCCAGAACAAAAGTAACTTAACCCAGTCGGAACAAAGCATCAACTCG ttGGAAAGCAGACCTAGACTAAGATCGTACGGCGAGAAGGAATGCAAGGAGGGCCCCAGCGAAGACACTTTAATATTGAAAGTTCACGGCATCACCGACGCTGGTGATGACGTGAAGTTGCAACTGGTGCAGGTCCTGCAGAACAGGTTGGACGATGCAGTTCTGGAGTTTCTGTCTGTGATGCTCGCCAGAAACTCCATGTGGCCATTGACGCCTGAAGATGTGCAGTTCATACAAAGGCCGTTCAAGCTTCCAGAAGAAATAATTAGA ttTACCATTCAAGAGTATGTGGCATCTCAATATTTGGACTCGTTCGTGTGTTATCTGAAGCAAAATCTGCTGCAATTCCTGAACAATCCGAAGTATACGGACAACAAGGCTCATTTCAAGGATTACTCTGATAATAACGACACCGCGGGGGAAGACAGCATCTTCATCTATAACCAGGGTCAAAATCCTTCTTCAGGGAACAGGGGAATAGCTTGCATTGCTTTGGCTATAATTTCCAATGTACCTACTATTGAGAACAAAGACATGGAGGCTTCCTTTCAGGAAATATTTGCCAAGAAACTGTACGAACCTATGTTGGTGTCCGAGAAAGTTGCTGGAGAAG TACCTCAATCGTACATTGAGTTCCGCTTGTGGAAACAAGGTAGAGTGAACATCGACAACTTAGCCCAAAAACTGATGGCAGCCATATCTCAGGCAACCTGGGACATAGTCACTGAGTACTACTTGTTAAAAAAACCATTGTGCGTAGACAAGGAACCAAAAAACATCGTAGTTGACTACAAAATCGACTTAGACTCATCCGACTTGGATTTAAGCAAGGAGATCGAGTTTGTATGCATATTAGACTCAACTATTGAGAACGAAAATGTTGGAGGTACTAGCGACAAACACTCGATCGACGAGATATACCAAAACAAACTTTACAAACGCTCCAGTCAAAAATCAACGGAAACGGAACCATCGGAACAAAGAAGAAGCCAAACCTTCGAAGTTTCCGCCTTCGACTCAGGAAGTGATGGCATTCTAAGTGATATTTACGCAAAATATTTGCCTTCGTGGTTGGAATTCGGGTACAACTTAAACGTACCATCCGTGAGAAAGCTGATGATAAACCTGAGCACCAAGCACGTGCCTAATGTAACTGTAAAGGAGATTTTGGGGATGCTACAGGACACTTCCAGGGAATTCTGTGCCGTACCTCTGGATATCATCAACAAAGAAGAGTATTACACGCCACACTTCTCTTCCAGTTACTTCCAGAAGTGCGTTGTCATATCCAGAAACATGGAACAATGGGCGGCTTCCTTGGAAACGCAATCCTGCACCGATTATCCCGAAGTACTGAGGCCGAACGTGGTGAAACACACGCAGAAATTCGTTCCGGAGATCGTAAACGATTTTCTGATACCTCGACAGAAAATACTTTGGCTTGTGGTGGATTGCGAGACG ATCCTAATATACACTTACAACTGGACAAAAGACAACATAGACAAACTGAACAAGAACTGCAACAATCTTGGCTTGTGGCTAAGTGTTAGGTCGTGCTTCTTGAACTCCGGAACTTCTCAAAAGCTGGGTCTGTTTCACAACCCCTCATTAACAAGGAAACAATTT ATGATGGCTTCCAATCCGTATAAGGTTTGCATAGGAGACACCGACTTCATGATGGAGTACCCTAAAGAGCACAAACAAAGAAAGCGTCCACAATCAGGTTACAACTTACATTCCATAGTCGAAGCTTTCAGAGACTCGTTCCGACCTTCCAAATTCTCCTGCCAAGATCCTGTCGTCATGTTAACTTACGAAATGCACGAGATGAAGAgtatagaaaagaaacaaagAG ACGAAATGAAAAAGCTTCACAACATGTACCAGTCAAGAACAAGCACCACCACTGTGTCTCAAATCTTCCTTTTGATGCAAAACTCGAGGATAATTCATTACTGCCACACTCCGTTGTTGTTCTTGTCCAGATGGCGACTGAAATCAGCCGCTACTAGAGACCACTCGTTGTATCCTTCCCAGGCAATGGATTTGGCCGACAGATTGTGCGACGAAGACAAAGAATCTTGGCACACTGAATTGTGCTACTCCTTCTTCACGGACTACAGGCAGTACTTGCAAACGTTAGGTTTTATGCCTTTACAGATCGATAATCCTCACAAAACCACGAATGG ACTTTGGACCAAAGACAAATCCTCCTATAACTCGGTGTTCTTTAtacaaaaaactatattagGTGGAATTTTAGTTTTCACTGTAGAATTTAACGAGCCATTTTTTATCACCAAGCTACACGTCATTGAGTGTAACAGgttacaaaacataaattctAGAGCTTCTATTAACCGG TTTACCATCAGCTTTTTGGACGAATGTGACCGTGTTAAGATACTAATGCATTTACATTCGTTTACTTATGATTACCATTTAAGATGTATTTACAACTATTTAACTATGTCTCCTACTGCCAATAAACTGTGTGATGCCTATAATGTTCACCAGTTCCTAGACGATTTCATGAAGTACTACAACAAAACACCAAACTTTGCACGTAATTTAGTTTACACAGATACTCTGACAATAAAAGATTTGGTAACAGAAGGAAAACAACTGTATGAGTATTTGCTATCAAACGTTGCTCAATACAATTTCAAAGTGTTCAATATGGACCATATCGGAGATATGGAATACATTTTGGTTCAAGTAACAAGTACACCACAAGTGTCTTACAAAGACTCTCAGGACCGTCAACACACCGATGATTTCGATATAACGCTAGTCGTTTATAATCTTTGCACTCCGTACTCCCCTCAAGATACCGTACTACACCTCaagtactatttaattttgaccTCCAAGAGGGAAATCTACCCCAAATGCGACGTAGAACAGAAACTGGGCAAATTCAGAACCGTGTCGTCGACAGCTAGAAGCTTGTCGGCCTTGGAGCGCAACTGCAACGACTTAGAGTCGAGCATCACCAAAACGACGGAGTCAGAAACCGACGCCGCCAGCTCCGAGGACGACCACACTACCTACAATTTCGAGAACGAAAGTGACGGCGACAACACGAACGTGGAGTCCTCACTCAGCCAACAATCTAGCATTCCCCACGTCGAAATCTGCCAGGAGTCTGTCAATTACCTCGGGTACTATTCGTCTCACGAACAGCTCATGCACCAACTCATCCTGGACAAGGCTGAGACTACTCAAAAGCACATCAAAGACATGGTTGCAAAAG gtaTGGTGCACTGCAGAACGTATTTACTATGGAACAGACTGATCTCTCCCCATGATTCCAATATGCTGAGTTACGAGGAGTTCATGGAGCTGAAGGGTCTGGCTAAGCTGGACCATTTGTGCGATTTGCACCCTAATTTGGGGCCGCTCTTGAACCAGAAGCTGTCCTGGTATCAGGGGCTGGCCAAGCTGCTGCTGGTTAAGTACAATGACCAACACAGGACGTTCATATCTTCCGACGGCAATATACAACATTATGTTATATTACATCCGAATTATTTTGGGGCTTTCATGCTGCTATCTATTGACCTGCACACTTCCAGAGGG gAGCTGTACGCAGTATATCGTGAGCCTCACAAGCAAGAGGACGCAGAATTGTGTCTGGCATATCAGAAGAATTTATTGGATGGTTTTGTAAACTGCATCAGTTTTTACTTATGGTCTGAAATGTTGTCTAATTAA